One stretch of Streptomyces sp. NBC_00443 DNA includes these proteins:
- a CDS encoding ABC-F family ATP-binding cassette domain-containing protein yields the protein MISASGIELRAGARVLIESATFRVAKGDRIGLVGRNGAGKTTLTKCLAGEGIPAGGTITRSGEVGYLPQDPRTGDLDVLASDRILSARGLDVLIRRMRDNEQRIANGQGATREKALRQYERQETEFLTKGGYSAEAEAATIAAALNLPDRVLGQPLHTLSGGQRRRIELARILFSDADTLLLDEPTNHLDADSVIWLRDYLKTYRGGFIVISHDVDLVETVVNKVFYLDANRAQIDIYNMGWKLYQQQREADEKRRKRERQNAEKKAAALHSQADKMRAKATKTVAAQNMAKRADKLLAGLEAVRMQDKVAKLRFPEPAPCGKTPLTAEGLSKSYGSLEIFTDVDLAIDKGSRVVILGLNGAGKTTLLRLLAGVEQPDTGAVIPGHGLKVGYYAQEHETLDADRTVLENMRSAAPDMDLVEVRKVLGSFLFSGDDVDKPASVLSGGEKTRLALATLVVSSANVLLLDEPTNNLDPASREEILGALRTYKGAVVLVTHDEGAVEALQPERIILLPDGVEDLWGADYADLVALA from the coding sequence GTGATCTCCGCCTCCGGTATCGAGCTGCGCGCCGGTGCGCGCGTCCTCATCGAGTCCGCGACCTTCCGCGTCGCCAAGGGCGACCGCATCGGCCTCGTCGGCCGCAACGGCGCCGGCAAGACCACCCTCACCAAGTGCCTCGCCGGCGAGGGCATCCCCGCCGGCGGCACCATCACCCGCTCCGGCGAGGTCGGCTACCTCCCTCAGGACCCCCGCACCGGCGACCTCGACGTCCTCGCCAGCGACCGCATCCTCTCCGCGCGCGGCCTGGACGTCCTGATCCGCAGGATGCGCGACAACGAACAGCGCATCGCCAACGGCCAGGGCGCCACCCGCGAGAAGGCCCTCAGGCAGTACGAGCGCCAGGAGACGGAGTTCCTCACCAAGGGCGGGTACTCCGCCGAGGCCGAGGCCGCCACCATCGCCGCCGCGCTGAACCTGCCCGACCGGGTGCTGGGGCAGCCGCTGCACACCCTCTCCGGCGGTCAGCGCCGCCGTATCGAGCTCGCCCGCATCCTGTTCTCGGACGCGGACACCCTGCTGCTCGACGAGCCGACGAACCACCTCGACGCCGACTCGGTCATCTGGCTGCGCGACTACCTGAAGACGTATCGCGGCGGCTTCATCGTGATCTCCCACGACGTCGACCTGGTCGAGACTGTCGTCAACAAGGTCTTCTACCTGGACGCCAACCGCGCCCAGATCGACATCTACAACATGGGCTGGAAGCTCTACCAGCAGCAGCGCGAGGCCGACGAGAAGCGCCGCAAGCGCGAGCGGCAGAACGCCGAGAAGAAGGCCGCCGCGCTGCACTCGCAGGCCGACAAGATGCGCGCCAAGGCGACCAAGACGGTCGCCGCGCAGAACATGGCCAAGCGGGCCGACAAGCTCCTCGCCGGCCTCGAAGCGGTGCGCATGCAGGACAAGGTCGCCAAGCTCCGCTTCCCCGAGCCCGCGCCCTGCGGCAAGACCCCGCTGACCGCGGAGGGCCTATCGAAGTCGTACGGCTCCCTGGAGATCTTCACCGACGTCGACCTGGCCATCGACAAGGGGTCGCGGGTCGTCATCCTCGGCCTCAACGGCGCCGGCAAGACGACCCTGTTGCGGCTTCTCGCCGGTGTCGAGCAGCCGGACACCGGCGCCGTCATCCCCGGCCACGGCCTCAAGGTCGGGTACTACGCCCAGGAGCACGAGACCCTGGACGCCGACCGCACCGTCCTGGAGAACATGCGCTCGGCCGCCCCCGACATGGACCTCGTCGAGGTCCGCAAGGTGCTCGGCTCGTTCCTGTTCTCCGGCGACGACGTCGACAAGCCCGCCAGTGTCCTCTCCGGCGGCGAGAAGACCCGCCTCGCCCTCGCCACCCTCGTGGTGTCGTCGGCGAACGTCCTGCTCCTCGACGAGCCGACCAACAACCTCGACCCGGCCAGCCGCGAGGAGATCCTCGGCGCGCTGCGCACCTACAAGGGTGCGGTCGTGCTCGTCACCCACGACGAGGGCGCCGTCGAGGCGCTGCAGCCGGAGCGGATCATTCTGCTGCCGGACGGTGTCGAGGACCTGTGGGGCGCCGACTACGCGGATCTCGTCGCCCTGGCTTGA
- a CDS encoding glycoside hydrolase family 15 protein gives MPQRIEDYALIGDEQTAALVGRDGSVDWLCLPRFDSGACFAKLLGDKDNGHWRIAPKHAEGPCTRRAYRRDTLVLDTEWETDEGAIRVTDLMPQRDRAPDLVRIVEGLSGRVTVRSTLRLRFDYGSVVPWVRESDGHRVAVAGPDSAWLRSEPEVRTWGRNFGTHSEFTVEKGEKVAFVLTWHPSHEPRPPLVDPYEALRTSVRDWRKWVGHCRYDGPYRDAVVRSLITLKALTYRPTGGIVAAPTTSLPEELGGVRNWDYRHCWLRDSTLTLNVGLSAGYREEAEAWRDWLLRAVAGDPADLQIMYGLAGERRLPEFEVPWLSGFAGSAPVRVGNLAVKQLQLDVYGEVMDTLALGREAGLPAKPHVWAIQAALVDWLRTAWRQPDEGLWEVRGGRRHFVHSKVMVWVAADRAVRTLEKNPKLDGDLDGWRELRDEVHREVCEKGYDAERNTFTQSYGSPELDAALLLIPRVGFLPPDDPRVVGTIDAIRAELSHQGFLRRYSTDGTAVDGLPGGEGTFLACSFWLAEALHMTGRTQEARELFDRLVGLTNDVGLLAEEYDPVAGHQLGNFPQAFSHIGLVNTALALFGDDGAG, from the coding sequence GTGCCCCAGCGTATCGAGGACTACGCCCTCATCGGCGACGAGCAGACGGCCGCCCTGGTCGGCAGGGACGGTTCCGTCGACTGGCTGTGCCTGCCCCGCTTCGACTCGGGTGCCTGCTTCGCCAAGCTCCTCGGCGACAAGGACAACGGCCACTGGCGCATCGCCCCCAAGCACGCCGAGGGCCCCTGCACCCGCCGCGCCTACCGCCGGGACACCCTGGTGCTGGACACCGAGTGGGAGACCGACGAGGGCGCGATCCGCGTCACGGACCTGATGCCCCAGCGCGACCGCGCGCCCGACCTCGTACGCATCGTGGAGGGCCTCAGCGGCCGCGTCACCGTACGCAGCACACTGCGGCTGCGCTTCGACTACGGCTCGGTCGTCCCCTGGGTGCGCGAGTCCGACGGGCACCGGGTGGCCGTCGCCGGCCCGGACTCGGCGTGGCTGCGCAGCGAACCCGAGGTGCGCACCTGGGGCAGGAACTTCGGTACGCACTCGGAGTTCACGGTCGAGAAGGGCGAGAAGGTCGCGTTCGTCCTCACCTGGCACCCCTCGCACGAGCCGCGCCCGCCGCTCGTCGACCCGTACGAGGCCTTGCGCACCAGCGTGCGGGACTGGCGGAAGTGGGTGGGGCACTGCCGTTACGACGGGCCGTACCGCGACGCCGTCGTGCGCTCCCTGATCACCCTCAAGGCCCTCACCTACCGGCCGACCGGTGGCATCGTCGCCGCCCCCACCACCTCGCTCCCCGAGGAGCTCGGCGGCGTCCGCAACTGGGACTACCGCCACTGCTGGCTGCGCGACTCCACCCTCACCCTGAACGTGGGCCTGTCGGCGGGCTACCGGGAGGAGGCGGAGGCCTGGCGCGACTGGCTGCTGCGCGCGGTCGCCGGCGACCCGGCCGACCTGCAGATCATGTACGGCCTGGCGGGCGAGCGGCGGCTGCCCGAGTTCGAGGTGCCGTGGCTGTCCGGCTTCGCCGGCTCCGCCCCCGTACGCGTCGGCAATCTGGCCGTGAAGCAGCTCCAGTTGGACGTGTACGGCGAGGTGATGGACACGCTGGCGCTGGGCCGGGAGGCGGGACTGCCCGCCAAGCCGCACGTCTGGGCGATTCAGGCCGCCCTCGTCGACTGGCTGCGCACGGCGTGGCGGCAGCCCGACGAGGGGCTGTGGGAGGTGCGCGGCGGCCGCCGGCACTTCGTGCACTCGAAGGTGATGGTGTGGGTGGCGGCGGACCGGGCGGTGCGCACCCTGGAGAAGAACCCGAAGCTGGACGGCGACCTCGACGGCTGGCGCGAGTTGCGCGACGAGGTGCACCGCGAGGTGTGCGAGAAGGGCTACGACGCCGAGCGGAACACCTTCACGCAGTCCTACGGCTCTCCCGAACTCGACGCCGCGCTGCTGCTGATCCCGCGCGTGGGCTTCCTGCCGCCCGACGACCCGCGCGTCGTCGGCACCATCGACGCGATCCGCGCCGAGCTCAGCCATCAGGGCTTCCTGCGCCGCTACAGCACCGACGGGACCGCCGTCGACGGGCTGCCCGGCGGCGAGGGCACCTTCCTGGCCTGCTCCTTCTGGCTGGCGGAGGCGCTGCACATGACGGGTCGTACGCAGGAGGCACGCGAGCTGTTCGACCGGCTCGTCGGGCTCACCAACGACGTGGGGCTGCTGGCCGAGGAGTACGACCCGGTGGCCGGCCACCAGCTCGGCAACTTCCCGCAGGCCTTCAGCCACATCGGCCTGGTCAACACCGCCCTCGCCCTGTTCGGGGACGACGGGGCAGGATAG
- the amaP gene encoding alkaline shock response membrane anchor protein AmaP, which yields MRAVIRVVNRVLIGLVGLVLLVIGGSVLAVGLGLDPPSWWIHDSRHDVLLSDAERTRWRDDGWWWPVVIAVLAVLLLLALWWLTSVLRRHRLAEVLVNTGDGEGAVLRGRALESVLANEATGLEGVQRARVQLTGRRTTPETRVRLRLEPHVDPGTALNDLTTQALGHARNSAGLASLPAEVRLRGVKHGAERVS from the coding sequence GTGAGGGCCGTGATCAGGGTGGTCAACCGGGTGCTGATCGGGCTCGTCGGGCTGGTGCTGCTCGTGATCGGCGGATCCGTACTGGCGGTCGGGCTCGGGCTGGATCCCCCGTCCTGGTGGATCCATGACAGTCGGCACGACGTCCTGCTCAGCGACGCCGAACGCACGCGCTGGCGGGACGACGGCTGGTGGTGGCCTGTAGTGATCGCCGTGCTGGCCGTCCTGCTGCTGCTCGCCCTGTGGTGGCTGACCTCGGTCCTGCGCCGGCACCGCCTCGCCGAGGTCCTGGTGAACACCGGCGACGGCGAGGGCGCAGTGCTGCGGGGCCGTGCCCTGGAGAGCGTCCTCGCGAACGAGGCGACGGGTCTGGAGGGCGTCCAGCGGGCCCGCGTCCAGCTGACGGGCAGGCGCACCACCCCCGAGACCCGGGTGCGCCTCCGGCTGGAACCGCACGTGGATCCCGGGACCGCCTTGAACGACCTCACCACCCAGGCGCTGGGCCACGCCCGCAATTCGGCGGGCCTCGCGTCACTGCCGGCGGAAGTGCGCCTGCGGGGCGTCAAGCACGGTGCGGAAAGGGTGAGTTAG
- a CDS encoding helix-turn-helix domain-containing protein, which produces MAETLKKGSRVTGAARDKLAADLKKKYDSGASIRALAEETGRSYGFVHRMLSESGVTLRGRGGATRGKKATG; this is translated from the coding sequence GTGGCCGAGACTCTGAAGAAGGGCAGCCGGGTAACCGGCGCCGCGCGCGACAAGCTCGCGGCAGACCTGAAGAAGAAGTACGACTCCGGTGCGAGCATTCGGGCACTGGCCGAGGAAACCGGCCGCTCGTATGGCTTCGTACACCGGATGCTCAGCGAGTCGGGCGTCACGCTTCGTGGGCGTGGCGGCGCGACGCGAGGCAAGAAGGCGACCGGCTGA
- a CDS encoding DEDDh family exonuclease, which translates to MLEDRATAAPSPTAWPTAYPQGYAVVDVETTGLARDDRIISAAVYRLDARGEVEDHWYTLVNPERDPGPVWIHGLTSEALEGAPLFTDIAEEFSARLDGRVLVAHNAVFDWQMIAREYARAERRAPVRQRLCTIALSKELALPLPNHKLESLAAHFGVVQQRAHHALDDARVLAEAFRPSLRAAAAGSVRLPLQECLPLTEWRDTATAAPRIGQQAGSQGGYGGSGGYTGYSSYQPTNWRPSRKRPACPYPNPGRYEEGKRLKQGMRVAFSGDTSVERDLLEDRAIEAGLHVSTSLSRLTSLLVTNDPDAGTSKVVKAGQYGTPVIDEAAFGQLLRDVEPASER; encoded by the coding sequence ATGCTCGAAGACCGTGCGACCGCAGCGCCCTCCCCCACAGCATGGCCGACCGCGTATCCCCAGGGATACGCGGTCGTTGACGTGGAGACCACCGGCCTGGCCCGGGACGACCGGATAATCTCCGCGGCCGTGTACCGGCTGGACGCGCGCGGCGAGGTCGAGGACCACTGGTACACGCTGGTCAACCCGGAGCGCGACCCGGGCCCGGTCTGGATCCACGGTCTGACGAGCGAGGCGCTGGAGGGCGCTCCTCTCTTCACGGACATCGCCGAGGAGTTCTCGGCCCGGCTGGACGGCCGGGTCCTCGTCGCGCACAACGCCGTCTTCGACTGGCAGATGATCGCGCGGGAGTACGCGCGCGCGGAGCGCCGGGCCCCGGTGCGGCAGCGGCTGTGCACCATCGCACTGTCCAAGGAGCTGGCCCTGCCGCTGCCCAACCACAAGCTGGAGTCGCTGGCCGCACACTTCGGCGTCGTACAGCAGCGGGCGCACCATGCGCTGGATGACGCGCGCGTGCTGGCGGAGGCGTTCCGGCCGAGTCTGCGGGCCGCCGCGGCGGGCAGTGTGCGGCTGCCGCTGCAGGAGTGCCTGCCGCTGACCGAGTGGCGGGACACCGCGACGGCGGCCCCGCGGATCGGTCAGCAGGCGGGCTCACAGGGCGGCTACGGCGGCAGCGGCGGGTACACCGGCTACAGCAGTTATCAGCCGACCAATTGGCGACCGTCCCGCAAGAGGCCCGCCTGCCCCTATCCCAACCCAGGCCGCTACGAAGAGGGCAAACGACTCAAACAGGGCATGCGGGTCGCCTTCTCCGGAGACACGTCCGTCGAGCGCGACCTGCTGGAGGACCGTGCCATCGAGGCCGGGCTGCATGTGTCGACGAGTCTGTCCCGGCTGACCAGCCTGCTTGTCACGAACGACCCCGACGCGGGCACGTCCAAGGTCGTCAAGGCCGGCCAGTACGGGACGCCGGTGATCGACGAGGCGGCGTTCGGACAACTCCTGCGGGACGTGGAACCGGCGTCGGAGCGGTGA
- a CDS encoding nucleopolyhedrovirus P10 family protein — protein MTTTDRWTQAVRQQLGLGRLLPLGGARDGAWISEKAAEAVLRRAAEDMRGVRLDALRIGLTDPEDTQEAAVPPPPSALPPGPLRVTADFAATAAEALPTTADRLRELLAGAAAERLGLTVTEVDLRVTALLDEGAEPAPLHQDEPTRAAEPVSPDEERVAAAALAVPGVIQLTGALSGLNRAVHIEERQDGAALPRRHVRVEIAVRADRRAVEVAREVREWVAEALADRPTVAVLITAVS, from the coding sequence ATGACGACGACGGACAGGTGGACTCAGGCGGTCCGGCAGCAGCTGGGGCTCGGCAGGCTGCTGCCCCTGGGCGGCGCGCGCGACGGCGCGTGGATCTCCGAGAAGGCGGCAGAGGCGGTGCTGCGGCGCGCGGCCGAGGACATGCGCGGGGTACGGCTGGACGCGCTCCGGATCGGGCTCACCGACCCGGAGGACACGCAGGAGGCAGCCGTACCGCCGCCGCCGAGCGCGCTGCCACCGGGCCCCTTGCGGGTGACGGCGGACTTCGCGGCGACGGCGGCCGAGGCGCTGCCCACGACGGCGGACCGGCTGCGCGAACTGCTGGCCGGCGCGGCCGCGGAACGTCTCGGCCTGACGGTGACCGAGGTGGATCTGCGGGTGACGGCCCTGCTCGACGAGGGCGCCGAACCCGCTCCCCTGCACCAGGACGAGCCGACGCGGGCCGCGGAGCCCGTAAGCCCCGACGAGGAGCGCGTCGCCGCCGCGGCCCTGGCGGTCCCCGGGGTGATCCAACTGACAGGCGCCCTGAGCGGGTTGAACCGTGCGGTGCACATCGAGGAACGGCAGGACGGGGCCGCCCTGCCGCGCCGGCACGTACGCGTGGAGATCGCCGTGCGCGCGGACCGCCGGGCGGTGGAGGTGGCCCGGGAGGTCCGCGAGTGGGTGGCAGAGGCGCTGGCAGATCGCCCGACGGTCGCGGTACTGATCACAGCCGTCAGTTGA
- a CDS encoding enoyl-CoA hydratase/isomerase family protein, with protein sequence MASPDQDLAPLLDKNGVQLTVDGAIATVTLSNPAKRNAQSPAMWRTLAEAGRAVPGSVRVVVLRGEGKSFSAGLDRQMFTPDGIEGERSFIDLARSSDGELDAAIAEFQDGFTWWRRNDVVSIAAVQGHAIGAGFQLALACDVRVVADDVQFAMRETSLGLVPDLTGTHPLVGLVGYGRALEICVTGRFVLAEEAVSSGLANLAVPADQLDDAVRDLAAAIVAAPRDAVIETKALLRGAVDRTYDEQRGAERAAQARRLRDLAGLGE encoded by the coding sequence ATGGCTTCGCCCGACCAGGACCTCGCTCCCCTGCTCGACAAGAACGGCGTACAGCTCACCGTCGACGGCGCGATCGCCACGGTGACGCTGTCGAACCCGGCCAAGCGCAATGCGCAGAGCCCCGCCATGTGGCGGACGCTCGCCGAGGCCGGGCGGGCCGTGCCGGGCAGCGTGCGGGTCGTCGTGCTGCGCGGTGAGGGCAAGTCCTTCTCCGCCGGGCTCGACCGGCAGATGTTCACGCCCGACGGGATCGAGGGCGAACGCTCGTTCATCGACCTCGCGCGCAGCAGCGACGGTGAACTCGACGCTGCCATCGCCGAGTTCCAGGACGGCTTCACCTGGTGGCGGCGTAACGACGTCGTGTCCATCGCCGCCGTACAGGGGCATGCCATCGGGGCGGGTTTCCAGCTCGCGCTCGCCTGTGACGTGCGCGTCGTCGCGGACGACGTGCAGTTCGCCATGCGTGAGACCAGCCTCGGGCTGGTGCCGGACCTGACGGGTACGCACCCGCTGGTCGGGCTGGTCGGTTACGGCCGTGCGCTGGAGATCTGCGTGACGGGTCGCTTCGTGCTGGCCGAGGAGGCCGTCAGCAGCGGGCTGGCCAACCTCGCCGTGCCCGCGGACCAACTCGACGACGCCGTACGGGATCTGGCGGCGGCGATCGTCGCCGCGCCGCGGGATGCCGTGATCGAGACCAAGGCGCTGCTTCGTGGTGCCGTGGACCGGACCTACGACGAGCAGCGCGGTGCCGAGCGGGCCGCGCAGGCGCGCCGGCTGCGGGACCTGGCCGGCCTCGGCGAATAA
- a CDS encoding SDR family oxidoreductase, translating to MDLGLKDRVYVVTGATRGLGNAAARELVADGAKVVVTGRDEERVAAAAAELGPNAVGIAVDNAEADAAARLIGAARDAFGGFDGVLISVGGPPAGFVADNTDEQWQAAFESVFLGAVRLARTAAAELDAGGVIGFVLSASVHEPLPGLTISNGLRPGLAGFAKSLADELGPRGIRVVGLLPSRIDTDRVRELDGLSADPEATRAANESRIPLRRYGTPDEFGRAAAFLLSPAASYLTGIMLPVDGGMRHGF from the coding sequence ATGGATCTTGGACTGAAGGACCGGGTGTACGTCGTCACGGGGGCCACGCGCGGGCTGGGCAACGCGGCGGCGCGTGAGCTGGTGGCCGACGGGGCGAAGGTCGTCGTGACCGGCAGGGACGAGGAGCGGGTCGCCGCCGCGGCGGCCGAGCTGGGGCCGAACGCCGTCGGGATCGCCGTGGACAACGCCGAAGCGGATGCCGCGGCACGTCTGATCGGTGCCGCGCGGGATGCCTTCGGCGGCTTCGACGGCGTCCTCATCAGCGTGGGCGGGCCGCCGGCCGGGTTCGTCGCGGACAACACGGACGAGCAGTGGCAGGCCGCGTTCGAGTCGGTGTTCCTCGGGGCGGTGCGGCTGGCCAGGACGGCGGCGGCGGAACTCGACGCGGGCGGCGTCATCGGGTTCGTGCTGTCGGCCTCGGTGCACGAGCCGCTGCCGGGGCTGACCATTTCGAACGGGCTGCGGCCGGGGCTCGCCGGGTTCGCCAAGTCTCTTGCGGACGAACTGGGGCCGCGGGGCATTCGGGTCGTGGGACTGCTGCCGTCACGGATCGACACGGACCGCGTGCGCGAGCTGGACGGACTGTCGGCCGACCCGGAGGCCACTCGGGCCGCCAACGAGTCGCGGATTCCGTTGCGGCGGTACGGGACCCCGGACGAGTTCGGGCGTGCGGCGGCCTTCTTGCTGTCTCCGGCCGCGTCCTATCTGACGGGGATCATGCTGCCGGTGGACGGCGGAATGCGGCACGGGTTCTAA
- a CDS encoding Asp23/Gls24 family envelope stress response protein, whose amino-acid sequence MTPVSTGAGEVGRPLATVPPGERGATRIADRVVAKVASQAAREAVGDLTKDAARPHANVVVHHETARVLVHLELDYPTDIGSRCATVRRHVVERVGALVGMEVPEVAVHVERLHPARRPGAAQGRTR is encoded by the coding sequence GTGACGCCGGTGAGCACGGGGGCCGGTGAAGTCGGCAGACCCCTTGCCACCGTCCCTCCGGGCGAGCGCGGGGCGACCAGGATCGCCGACCGGGTCGTGGCGAAGGTCGCCTCACAGGCTGCCCGCGAGGCCGTGGGGGACCTCACCAAGGATGCCGCCCGGCCGCATGCCAACGTCGTCGTGCACCACGAGACCGCGCGGGTCCTCGTCCACCTCGAACTCGACTACCCCACGGACATCGGCTCCCGGTGCGCGACCGTGCGTCGGCACGTCGTCGAGCGGGTAGGCGCGTTGGTGGGCATGGAGGTGCCGGAGGTCGCCGTGCACGTGGAGCGGCTGCACCCGGCGCGCCGACCGGGCGCGGCACAGGGGAGGACGCGATGA
- a CDS encoding SURF1 family cytochrome oxidase biogenesis protein: protein MYRFLLSRQWVILTLVALLLIPTMIRLGIWQMHRYEERSARNQLVADALGAKPLPVERLTSPGHTVSSKERYRTVTAQGHFDTDREVVVRRRVNSDEEVGFHVLTPFVLTDGKVLLVNRGWIPADGPSQTAFPKVPAPPGGRVTVTGRLMPDETTEASGIKNLKGLPDRQVMLISSGQEARRLDASVLGGYVVQTAPEPAGDAPELIGKPGNENAPLNYAYALQWWLFAAGVPVGWLVLVRREARDRRAAETEKPAEAEPVGV, encoded by the coding sequence GTGTACCGCTTCCTGTTGTCCCGGCAGTGGGTGATCCTCACACTGGTCGCCCTGCTGCTCATCCCCACGATGATCAGGCTGGGCATCTGGCAGATGCACCGCTACGAGGAGCGCAGCGCCCGGAACCAACTGGTCGCCGACGCCCTGGGCGCCAAGCCGCTGCCCGTGGAGAGGCTGACCTCTCCGGGGCACACGGTGAGCTCCAAGGAGCGGTACCGCACGGTGACCGCGCAGGGCCACTTCGACACCGACCGGGAGGTCGTGGTCAGGCGGCGCGTCAACTCCGACGAAGAGGTCGGCTTCCACGTCCTCACGCCCTTCGTCCTGACGGACGGCAAGGTGCTGCTGGTCAACCGCGGCTGGATCCCCGCGGACGGGCCCAGCCAGACGGCGTTCCCCAAGGTTCCTGCGCCGCCGGGCGGCCGTGTCACCGTGACCGGGCGGCTGATGCCCGACGAGACGACCGAGGCCAGCGGGATCAAGAACCTCAAGGGGCTTCCCGACCGGCAGGTCATGCTGATCAGCAGCGGGCAGGAGGCTCGGCGTCTCGACGCGTCGGTGCTCGGGGGGTACGTCGTGCAGACGGCTCCCGAGCCGGCGGGGGACGCGCCGGAGCTGATCGGTAAGCCGGGTAACGAGAACGCTCCGCTGAACTACGCGTATGCCCTGCAGTGGTGGCTGTTCGCTGCCGGGGTGCCCGTGGGGTGGCTGGTGCTGGTTCGTCGGGAGGCCCGTGACCGGCGGGCTGCGGAAACGGAGAAGCCGGCCGAGGCCGAGCCGGTGGGTGTGTAG
- a CDS encoding Asp23/Gls24 family envelope stress response protein — protein sequence MSETTEQNRRTEGETLSTRKSQVTRRGGGEPGARGRTTIADGVVEKIAGMAARDVDGVHAMGSGISRTFGAVRDRVPGGTTKSVSRGVKVEVGEVQAALDLEIVVEYGVSISDVARDVRENVINAVERMTGLEVVEVNIAVSDVKLPEEEEEEEERRIQ from the coding sequence ATGAGTGAGACGACGGAACAAAACCGGCGGACGGAGGGCGAGACCCTCAGCACCCGCAAGAGCCAGGTGACCCGGCGCGGTGGGGGAGAACCCGGTGCCCGTGGCCGGACCACCATCGCCGACGGCGTCGTGGAGAAGATCGCCGGGATGGCCGCACGCGATGTGGACGGTGTACACGCCATGGGCAGCGGTATCTCGCGGACCTTCGGGGCTGTGCGCGACCGGGTGCCGGGCGGCACGACGAAGTCCGTGTCGCGCGGGGTGAAGGTCGAGGTCGGCGAGGTACAGGCCGCGCTCGACCTGGAGATCGTCGTCGAGTACGGCGTGTCGATCTCCGACGTGGCCCGGGACGTGCGCGAGAACGTGATCAACGCCGTCGAGCGGATGACCGGGCTCGAAGTCGTCGAGGTCAACATCGCGGTGAGCGATGTGAAGCTTCCGGAGGAAGAGGAAGAGGAAGAGGAGCGCCGGATCCAGTGA
- a CDS encoding DUF6286 domain-containing protein, which translates to MSESQGSEGATQRLPVIEKEAGAATLDQSASAADYDPPRPVDEKGGGQRRFWSARRIPAGITALVLLFVAGMFLYDIVSVRADRPAMRWRRELAQQLAERPLDDIWVLVGAGVAAVLGLWLLVLATTPGLRSVLPMRRTHPDVRAGLHRDLAALVLRDRAMEVSGVQSVRVRVRRSRADVRAMSHFRELDDVRADLDATLADAIRGLGLTRPPSLSVHVRRPGRKG; encoded by the coding sequence ATGAGCGAGTCCCAGGGTTCCGAGGGCGCCACACAGAGACTGCCGGTCATCGAGAAGGAGGCCGGAGCCGCCACCCTCGACCAGTCGGCGTCGGCGGCGGACTACGACCCACCGCGCCCGGTCGACGAGAAGGGCGGCGGTCAACGCCGCTTCTGGTCGGCGCGCCGGATCCCCGCCGGGATCACGGCGCTCGTGCTGCTGTTCGTCGCGGGCATGTTCCTCTACGACATCGTGTCCGTGCGCGCCGACCGGCCCGCCATGCGCTGGCGCCGGGAACTGGCCCAGCAACTCGCCGAGCGTCCCCTCGACGACATCTGGGTGCTCGTCGGCGCGGGCGTCGCCGCCGTACTCGGCCTCTGGCTGCTCGTCCTGGCCACCACGCCGGGCCTGCGGTCCGTACTGCCGATGCGGCGCACCCACCCCGACGTACGCGCCGGACTCCACCGCGACCTCGCCGCCCTGGTCCTGCGCGACCGTGCGATGGAGGTCTCCGGGGTCCAGTCGGTACGGGTACGGGTGCGCAGGTCCCGGGCCGACGTCCGCGCCATGTCGCACTTCCGTGAACTGGACGACGTACGCGCCGACCTGGACGCCACGCTCGCCGACGCGATCAGGGGCCTGGGACTGACCCGCCCGCCGTCGCTGTCGGTGCATGTGCGGCGGCCGGGACGGAAGGGGTGA